In a single window of the Notamacropus eugenii isolate mMacEug1 chromosome 4, mMacEug1.pri_v2, whole genome shotgun sequence genome:
- the KCNS2 gene encoding delayed-rectifier potassium channel regulatory subunit KCNS2, protein MTGQSLSDLSEANFEDSEISVNVGGFKKKLRSHTLLRFPETRLGRLLHCRSKESILELCDDYDDAQNEFYFDRNPELFPYVLHFYNTGKLHVMGELCVFSFSQEIEYWGINEFFIDSCCSYSYHGRKMEPDQEKWEEQSDQESTSSSFDEILAFYNDASKFDGQPLGNLRRQLWLALDNPGYSILSRVFSILSIMVVLGSIVTMCLNSLPDFLIPDSQGNPEEDPRFEIVEHFGIAWFTFELVARFAVAPEFLKFFKNALNLIDLMSIIPFYITLVVNLVVESSPTLANLGRVAQVLRLMRIFRILKLARHSTGLRSLGATLKYSYKEVGLLLLYLSVGISIFSVVAYTIEKEENEGLATIPACWWWATVSMTTVGYGDVVPGTTAGKLTASACILAGILVVVLPITLIFNKFSHFYRRQKQLESAMRSCDFGDGMKEVPSVNLRDYYAHKVKSLMASLTNMSRSSPSELSLNDSLH, encoded by the coding sequence ATGACGGGCCAGAGTCTGTCGGATTTGTCCGAAGCCAACTTCGAGGATAGCGAGATCAGCGTCAACGTTGGGGGCTTTAAGAAAAAGCTGCGCTCTCACACGCTGTTGCGCTTCCCGGAGACCCGGCTGGGCCGCCTCCTGCACTGCCGCTCCAAGGAGTCCATCCTGGAGTTGTGTGATGACTATGACGACGCACAGAACGAGTTCTACTTTGATCGGAACCCAGAGCTCTTCCCCTACGTCCTGCACTTCTATAACACAGGCAAACTACATGTGATGGGAGAGCTCTGCGTTTTTTCTTTCAGTCAAGAGATAGAGTACTGGGGGATCAATGAGTTCTTCATCGACTCTTGCTGCAGTTACAGCTATCACGGAAGGAAGATGGAGCCCGATCAAGAGAAGTGGGAAGAGCAAAGTGACCAGGAGAGCACCTCCTCCTCCTTTGATGAGATCTTGGCCTTCTACAACGATGCGTCCAAGTTTGATGGCCAGCCTTTGGGCAACCTTCGAAGACAGCTATGGTTGGCCCTGGATAACCCAGGCTATTCCATTCTGAGCAGGgtattcagcattctttccatcatGGTGGTACTAGGCTCCATTGTCACCATGTGCCTCAACAGCCTTCCTGACTTTCTGATCCCTGATAGCCAAGGCAACCCAGAAGAAGACCCTAGGTTTGAAATTGTGGAACACTTTGGGATTGCCTGGTTTACCTTTGAGCTAGTGGCCAGGTTTGCTGTGGCCCCAGAGTTCCTCAAATTTTTTAAGAATGCACTGAATTTGATTGATCTCATGTCCATTATCCCCTTCTACATCACCCTGGTGGTCAACCTGGTGGTGGAGAGCTCTCCCACCTTGGCCAATTTAGGCAGGGTAGCCCAAGTCCTCAGGCTCATGAGAATTTTCCGCATTCTAAAATTGGCCAGACATTCCACTGGCCTTCGGTCTCTAGGGGCAACCTTGAAATACAGCTACAAAGAGGTGGGGCTCCTCTTGCTTTATCTTTCAGTGGGCATATCAATTTTCTCTGTAGTGGCCTACAccattgagaaagaagaaaatgaaggtcTGGCCACAATCCCTGCCTGCTGGTGGTGGGCAACCGTGAGCATGACAACTGTGGGCTATGGTGATGTTGTTCCAGGGACCACAGCTGGGAAGCTGACTGCCTCAGCTTGTATCCTTGCTGGCATTCTTGTGGTGGTGCTGCCAATAACTTTGATCTTCAataaattttcacatttttataggcGACAAAAGCAACTTGAAAGTGCCATGCGCAGCTGCGATTTTGGAGACGGAATGAAGGAGGTTCCTTCAGTCAACCTAAGGGACTACTATGCCCACAAAGTTAAGTCACTGATGGCAAGTCTTACCAACATGAGCAGGAGCTCACCAAGTGAACTAAGCTTAAATGATTCCCTACATTAG